A genomic segment from Actinomycetota bacterium encodes:
- the aroH gene encoding chorismate mutase has product MAPAVRALRGATTVDDDSPEQITERVQALVREMLERNGVSHNDLISVIFTATDDLVSLFPAAAARGVGLGDVPLLCARELAVTNGTPRCIRVLMHLTSERTATEMRHVYLEGARGLRDDLPG; this is encoded by the coding sequence GTGGCCCCTGCCGTACGCGCCCTGCGAGGCGCGACCACTGTCGACGACGACAGCCCCGAGCAGATAACCGAGCGCGTCCAGGCCCTCGTCCGCGAGATGCTGGAGCGCAACGGGGTGTCCCACAACGACCTGATCAGCGTGATCTTCACCGCCACCGACGACTTGGTGTCGCTGTTCCCGGCGGCCGCCGCCCGGGGGGTGGGCCTGGGTGACGTCCCGTTGCTGTGCGCCCGGGAACTGGCGGTCACCAACGGGACGCCCCGGTGCATCCGGGTGCTGATGCACCTCACTTCGGAGCGGACGGCGACCGAGATGCGCCACGTCTACCTCGAGGGAGCCCGGGGGCTGCGTGATGACCTCCCGGGCTGA
- a CDS encoding prephenate dehydrogenase/arogenate dehydrogenase family protein: MTSRAERRRANIVGTGLIGGSIGLALRARGWHVTGRDADPGRAARALELGALDALGEDPGAEITFIATPVSAVVAEARRTLAHGGVVTDVGGVKGPVVAGVAHPRFVGGHPMAGSEQEGVDGAFADLFEGATWVLTPDTGTDPGAYTAVRSVVTSLGAEVLALPPDRHDDLVATVSHVPHLAAAALMVQAAEGAEEHSALLRLAAGGFRDMTRIAAGAPGIWPDICAENREAIVKAMDELLASLSSMRDLVVLGDRPGLLDALERARAARTSLPVRAESPSELAEVRVPVPDRPGVLAEVTTLMGDLGVNIVDIEIAHSGEGPHGVLLIIVDAAAADRARDALAQRGFRVSARALEP; the protein is encoded by the coding sequence ATGACCTCCCGGGCTGAGCGCCGCCGGGCGAACATCGTGGGTACGGGGCTCATCGGGGGTTCGATCGGCCTGGCCCTCAGGGCCCGGGGTTGGCACGTCACGGGGCGCGACGCCGACCCCGGGCGAGCGGCGCGAGCGCTGGAACTGGGGGCGCTCGATGCCCTGGGCGAAGACCCCGGGGCCGAGATCACGTTCATCGCCACCCCGGTGTCGGCCGTCGTGGCCGAGGCCCGCCGGACGCTGGCGCACGGGGGGGTGGTGACCGACGTCGGCGGTGTCAAAGGGCCCGTGGTGGCCGGAGTGGCCCACCCCCGCTTCGTGGGCGGCCACCCCATGGCCGGCTCGGAGCAGGAGGGTGTCGACGGCGCGTTCGCCGATCTGTTCGAGGGGGCGACCTGGGTGCTGACCCCCGACACGGGGACCGACCCGGGCGCCTACACCGCCGTCCGGTCGGTCGTGACGAGCCTGGGGGCCGAGGTCCTGGCCCTGCCGCCCGATCGCCATGACGACCTGGTGGCCACCGTGTCCCACGTGCCGCACCTCGCAGCCGCAGCCCTCATGGTCCAGGCCGCCGAGGGCGCGGAGGAGCACTCGGCCCTGCTGCGCCTGGCCGCGGGCGGGTTCCGCGACATGACCCGCATCGCCGCCGGTGCCCCGGGCATCTGGCCCGACATCTGCGCCGAGAACCGGGAGGCCATCGTGAAGGCCATGGACGAGCTGCTGGCCTCCCTCTCGTCCATGAGGGACCTGGTGGTGCTGGGCGACCGGCCCGGGCTGCTCGACGCCCTGGAACGGGCGCGGGCCGCTCGTACCAGCCTGCCCGTGCGGGCCGAGAGCCCCAGCGAGCTGGCCGAGGTCAGGGTGCCGGTGCCCGACCGGCCCGGGGTGCTGGCCGAGGTCACGACCCTCATGGGCGACCTGGGAGTGAACATCGTCGACATCGAGATCGCCCACTCCGGCGAGGGCCCCCACGGCGTCCTGCTGATCATCGTCGACGCGGCCGCTGCGGACCGGGCCCGCGACGCCCTGGCCCAGCGAGGATTCCGGGTGTCGGCCCGGGCCCTCGAGCCGTGA
- a CDS encoding (d)CMP kinase, which produces MTGPRNAPLVIAIDGPVGSGKSTVAQAVARRLGLEVLETGAMYRAVAAAALAAGILPGAASEAELARIADDGRFDRWGPSELRTTAVNRSVSAVAAQPAVRAALVAHQRAWAAARGGAVVEGRDIGTVVFPDAPVKVFLTASLEERARRRGADEGPADLARRDHLDSTRADSPLVAASDAHVIDSTGRSVEDIVDEIVGLVP; this is translated from the coding sequence GTGACCGGCCCCCGGAATGCCCCGCTGGTCATCGCCATCGACGGGCCCGTGGGTTCGGGCAAGTCGACGGTGGCCCAGGCCGTGGCCCGCCGGCTCGGCCTCGAGGTGCTGGAGACGGGAGCCATGTACCGGGCGGTGGCGGCCGCCGCCTTGGCCGCGGGCATCTTGCCGGGAGCGGCGTCGGAGGCGGAGCTGGCGAGGATCGCCGACGACGGGCGGTTCGACCGGTGGGGGCCGTCGGAGCTGCGGACCACGGCCGTCAACCGGTCGGTCAGTGCGGTGGCCGCCCAGCCGGCCGTGCGGGCCGCCCTGGTCGCCCACCAGCGGGCGTGGGCCGCGGCTCGGGGCGGGGCCGTGGTCGAGGGCCGGGACATCGGTACGGTCGTGTTCCCCGATGCCCCGGTGAAGGTGTTCCTCACGGCCTCGCTGGAGGAACGGGCCCGGCGCCGGGGGGCCGACGAGGGCCCCGCCGACCTGGCCCGCCGCGACCATCTCGACTCCACCCGGGCCGACTCCCCGCTCGTGGCGGCCTCTGATGCCCACGTGATCGACAGCACGG